The proteins below come from a single Ictalurus furcatus strain D&B chromosome 15, Billie_1.0, whole genome shotgun sequence genomic window:
- the dffa gene encoding DNA fragmentation factor subunit alpha, translating to MSALKPCKVCNFSRQKYFGVVVVSLSQLKVKGSQALGYSADTSVSVVLDDDGTIVEDDSYFLCLPPNTKFMLLQDKETWKPANRFDGGTAWLTRSFDADPDVVDSTHGGVEPWCGLAEQLRHNLASIILMSEADLQSLVAVPRAVLASALAFPEQKTQDLQDTLQRVLDRREEERQSKELLQLYLNVVEKERSQDLQQGEAVLDEADGVEVDSAVGFNARILLVLKGKTSPETRLSNEELQMVLKQGVETMMDELGWDRDRTAVLLQACEEELSKRLQQVQAMQSLSAHSQCSTTPPHQEETKAKRRK from the exons ATGTCAGCGTTAAAGCCTTGTAAAGTGTGTAATTTCAGCCGGCAGAAGTATTTCGGCGTGGTGGTGGTGTCTCTCAGCCAGCTCAAAGTAAAAG GTAGTCAAGCGTTGGGCTACAGTGCCGACACATCAGTGTCCGTGGTGCTTGACGACGACGGAACCATTGTGGAAGATGACTCCTACTTCTTATGCCTTCCACCGAACACCAAATTCATGCTCTTGCAAGATAAAGAGACGTGGAAGCCTGCAAACCGAT TTGACGGAGGAACGGCATGGCTCACGCGGTCCTTTGACGCGGACCCAGACGTGGTAGACAGTACACACGGTGGTGTAGAACCCTGGTGCGGTTTAGCTGAACAGCTGAGACACAACCTGGCCAGCATCATCCTCATGTCTGAGGCAGATCTACAG AGTCTGGTGGCTGTACCTCGTGCAGTCCTGGCCTCAGCGCTCGCCTTCCCAGAGCAGAAAACTCAGGATTTACAAGACACCTTGCAGAGAGTGCTGGACCGCAGAGAAGAGGAGCGGCAGTCCAAAGAGCTGCTGCAGCTCTACCTCAACGTTGTGGAGAAAGAGCGCAGCCAGGATTTGCAACAAG GTGAAGCAGTGCTTGACGAGGCAGATGGTGTCGAGGTGGACTCGGCTGTAGGGTTTAACGCTAGGATCCTGCTGGTTCTGAAGGGCAAAACGAGTCCTGAAACGAGACTCTCCAATGAGGAACTGCAG ATGGTGCTAAAGCAGGGAGTTGAGACGATGATGGACGAGCTGGGCTGGGACAGAGACAGGACTGCGGTGTTACTACAGGCCTGTGAGGAAGAGCTGAGTAAACGTCTGCAGCAGGTCCAAGCCATGCAGTCGCTCAGCGCTCACTCGCAGTGCAGCACAACACCGCCACATCAAGAGGAGACCAAAGCTAAACGCAGAAAATAG
- the LOC128619915 gene encoding CMRF35-like molecule 8 isoform X1 — protein sequence MMKILLICTLSLIAGPVGCSDVKGYSGGSVIIISNLKWDSRHSKYVCKVGKEACRDLIHFNTKEDHVIVERFMLYSNTKGYMTVFIRQLKLQDAGTYRIGVETGKSTDVNLAVVNDSCCSGPKIINACLGQNTSIICNYPAVYERNSMHIIKLDNNSVIKHILNTQTKPQNGRFSVSDDRSAKVLSVNVSDMREADDGVYLCGVYIGEGSVLFYSFFTEIQLHIPAIHMMTSAAPKEIPSDAECFSFFVIIGVCVCVALLLIGGFALMIFKLRHKRTHDSTPSSTDNEEASSDYENDLDNLPPYENLNSVMRLNHQNLHSITSQSDSTYQTLDPRTNQADSGYTSLTYTTDQSYSHYQCLNPRTQTNSVYHTLYS from the exons ATGATGAAGATCCTCCTCATCTGCACCCTCTCTCTGATCGCAG gtccAGTGGGCTGCTCTGATGTAAAGGGCTACTCGGGAGGAAGCGTCATTATAATCTCTAATCTAAAATGGGATTCAAGACATAGTAAATATGTTTGTAAGGTGGGAAAAGAAGCCTGCAgagatttaatacattttaacacCAAAGAGGACCATGTTATAGTAGAAAGATTCATGCTGTATTCAAACACAAAAGGATATATGACAGTGTTTATCAGACAGCTGAAGCTACAAGACGCAGGAACATACAGAATAGGAGTAGAGACTGGGAAGAGCACTGATGTAAACCTGGCAGTTGTTAATG ATTCCTGTTGTTCTGggccaaaaataataaatgcttgTCTTGGACAAAATACCAGCATCATCTGTAACTATCCAGCAGTGTATGAGAGAAACTCCATGCATATCATTAAACTCGATAATAACAGTGTTATTAAACACATTCTTAACACTCAGACAAAACCTCAGAACGGCAGATTCTCCGTTTCCGATGACAGAAGTGCTAAAGTTCTCAGTGTGAACGTCAGTGACATGAGAGAAGCTGATGATGGAGTTTATTTATGTGGAGTGTATATCGGAGAGGGCTCAGTCCTGTTTTACTCCTTCTTCACAGAGATCCAGCTACACATTCCAG CAATTCACATGATGACATCAGCAGCACCAAAAGAAATCCCATCTGATGCTGAATGTTTCA GTTTCTTTGTCATcatcggtgtgtgtgtctgtgtggctcTGCTGCTGATTGGAGGATTTGCACTGATGATCTTCAAACTGAGACACAAGAGAACACAcg ATTCAACACCTTCATCCACAGACAATGAAGAG GCTTCTTCTGATTATGAGAATGACCTGGATAATTTACCCCCATATGAAAACTTGAACAGTGTAATGAGATTGAATCATCAGAATCTGCATTCAATTACAAGCCAATCAGATTCAACATACCAAACACTGGACCCCCGTACCAACCAAGCTGATTCAGGCTACACATCTCTGACTTACACCACCGACCAATCATATTCACACTACCAATGTCTGAATCCTAGAACTCAGACTAACTCCGTTTACCACACCCTGTATTCTTAA
- the LOC128619915 gene encoding uncharacterized protein LOC128619915 isoform X2: MTKPQNGRFSVSDDRSAKVLSVNVSDMREADDGVYLCGVYIGEGSVLFYSFFTEIQLHIPAIHMMTSAAPKEIPSDAECFSFFVIIGVCVCVALLLIGGFALMIFKLRHKRTHDSTPSSTDNEEASSDYENDLDNLPPYENLNSVMRLNHQNLHSITSQSDSTYQTLDPRTNQADSGYTSLTYTTDQSYSHYQCLNPRTQTNSVYHTLYS; the protein is encoded by the exons ATG ACAAAACCTCAGAACGGCAGATTCTCCGTTTCCGATGACAGAAGTGCTAAAGTTCTCAGTGTGAACGTCAGTGACATGAGAGAAGCTGATGATGGAGTTTATTTATGTGGAGTGTATATCGGAGAGGGCTCAGTCCTGTTTTACTCCTTCTTCACAGAGATCCAGCTACACATTCCAG CAATTCACATGATGACATCAGCAGCACCAAAAGAAATCCCATCTGATGCTGAATGTTTCA GTTTCTTTGTCATcatcggtgtgtgtgtctgtgtggctcTGCTGCTGATTGGAGGATTTGCACTGATGATCTTCAAACTGAGACACAAGAGAACACAcg ATTCAACACCTTCATCCACAGACAATGAAGAG GCTTCTTCTGATTATGAGAATGACCTGGATAATTTACCCCCATATGAAAACTTGAACAGTGTAATGAGATTGAATCATCAGAATCTGCATTCAATTACAAGCCAATCAGATTCAACATACCAAACACTGGACCCCCGTACCAACCAAGCTGATTCAGGCTACACATCTCTGACTTACACCACCGACCAATCATATTCACACTACCAATGTCTGAATCCTAGAACTCAGACTAACTCCGTTTACCACACCCTGTATTCTTAA
- the LOC128619743 gene encoding uncharacterized protein LOC128619743 isoform X1 encodes MMTILLIFTLSLISGPVGCVDVIGYSGGSVIMVSKLSWSSVNSNYICKVENRMCTYILRSNTGESNVQVERFRLYRQKEGLLSVLIRRLKPQDAGEYRIGVGTWSSTDVTLKVVNDSCCSGPNIMNAYQGQNTTIICNYPAAYEKNNKHIIKIDKDSVITNILEIKSKNGRFSVSDNKSAKVLNVNISDVREADDEVYLCGAYIGEGSVRYFSFFTEIQLHVTATPTEISSDAARTSTVTIIISVCVCVALLLIGGFALMVYKLRQKRRQGLTPSSNDNNQVPHAAWIYEEINHTNHVSDSDTDIYMNASSPTNPDKEISSTVQPPQDQNLTYTTVSFQKNPDDAAVTFSKEESATEYATVQHHSGLE; translated from the exons ATGATGACgatcctcctcatcttcacccTCTCACTAATATCAG gtccAGTGGGCtgtgttgatgtgattggctACTCTGGAGGAAGCGTCATTATGGTCTCTAAACTGTCCTGGAGTTCAGTAAATAGTAACTATATTTGTAAAGTGGAAAACAGAATGTGCACATATATATTAAGGTCAAACACTGGAGAGAGCAATGTTCAAGTGGAAAGATTCAGACTTTATAGACAAAAAGAAGGATTATTGTCAGTGCTGATCAGAAGGCTGAAGCCACAGGATGCTGGAGAGTACCGCATTGGTGTGGGAACTTGGAGCAGCACTGATGTGACCCTGAAAGTTGTTAATG ATTCTTGTTGTTCTGGGCCAAACATTATGAATGCTTATCAAGGACAGAATACCACCATCATCTGTAACTATCCAGCGGCGTATGAGAAAAACAACAAGCATATCATAAAAATTGATAAAGACAGTGTTATTACAAACATTctagaaataaaatcaaaaaatgGCAGATTCTCCGTTTCTGATAACAAAAGTGCTAAAGTTCTCAATGTGAACATCAGTGACGTGAGAGAAGCTGATGATGAAGTTTATTTATGTGGAGCGTATATCGGAGAGGGCTCAGTCCGGTATTTCTCCTTCTTCACAGAGATCCAGCTACATGTTACAG caACACCAACAGAAATCTCATCTGATGCAGCCA GAACTTCCACggtcaccatcatcatcagtgtgtgtgtctgtgtggctcTGCTGCTGATTGGTGGATTTGCACTGATGGTCTACAAACTGAGACAAAAGAGAAGACAAG GTTTAACACCTTCATCCAACGACAATAACCAG GTCCCCCATGCCGCTTGGATCTATGAGGAGATTAACCACACCAACCATGTTTCTGACTCAGATACTGACATTTATATGAATGCTTCATCACCCACTAACCCTGATAAAGAGATCTCCTCCACAGTACAACCACCCCAAGACCAAAATCTCACTTACACCACTGTGAGTTTCCAGAAGAATCCAGATGATGCTGCAGTCACCTTCAGTAAGGAGGAATCTGCCACTGAATACGCCACTGTCCAACACCACTCAGGACTGGAATAA
- the LOC128619743 gene encoding uncharacterized protein LOC128619743 isoform X2 — translation MMTILLIFTLSLISGPVGCVDVIGYSGGSVIMVSKLSWSSVNSNYICKVENRMCTYILRSNTGESNVQVERFRLYRQKEGLLSVLIRRLKPQDAGEYRIGVGTWSSTDVTLKVVNDSCCSGPNIMNAYQGQNTTIICNYPAAYEKNNKHIIKIDKDSVITNILEIKSKNGRFSVSDNKSAKVLNVNISDVREADDEVYLCGAYIGEGSVRYFSFFTEIQLHVTATPTEISSDAARTSTVTIIISVCVCVALLLIGGFALMVYKLRQKRRQGLTPSSNDNNQVPHAAWIYEEINHTNHVSDSDTDIYMNASSPTNPDKEISSTVQPPQDQNLTYTTVSFQKNPDDAAVTFSKEESATEYATVQHHSGLE, via the exons ATGATGACgatcctcctcatcttcacccTCTCACTAATATCAG gtccAGTGGGCtgtgttgatgtgattggctACTCTGGAGGAAGCGTCATTATGGTCTCTAAACTGTCCTGGAGTTCAGTAAATAGTAACTATATTTGTAAAGTGGAAAACAGAATGTGCACATATATATTAAGGTCAAACACTGGAGAGAGCAATGTTCAAGTGGAAAGATTCAGACTTTATAGACAAAAAGAAGGATTATTGTCAGTGCTGATCAGAAGGCTGAAGCCACAGGATGCTGGAGAGTACCGCATTGGTGTGGGAACTTGGAGCAGCACTGATGTGACCCTGAAAGTTGTTAATG ATTCTTGTTGTTCTGGGCCAAACATTATGAATGCTTATCAAGGACAGAATACCACCATCATCTGTAACTATCCAGCGGCGTATGAGAAAAACAACAAGCATATCATAAAAATTGATAAAGACAGTGTTATTACAAACATTctagaaataaaatcaaaaaatgGCAGATTCTCCGTTTCTGATAACAAAAGTGCTAAAGTTCTCAATGTGAACATCAGTGACGTGAGAGAAGCTGATGATGAAGTTTATTTATGTGGAGCGTATATCGGAGAGGGCTCAGTCCGGTATTTCTCCTTCTTCACAGAGATCCAGCTACATGTTACAG caACACCAACAGAAATCTCATCTGATGCAGCCA GAACTTCCActgtcaccatcatcatcagtgtgtgtgtctgtgtggctcTGCTGCTGATTGGTGGATTTGCACTGATGGTCTACAAACTGAGACAAAAGAGAAGACAAG GTTTAACACCTTCATCCAACGACAATAACCAG GTCCCCCATGCCGCTTGGATCTATGAGGAGATTAACCACACCAACCATGTTTCTGACTCAGATACTGACATTTATATGAATGCTTCATCACCCACTAACCCTGATAAAGAGATCTCCTCCACAGTACAACCACCCCAAGACCAAAATCTCACTTACACCACTGTGAGTTTCCAGAAGAATCCAGATGATGCTGCAGTCACCTTCAGTAAGGAGGAATCTGCCACTGAATACGCCACTGTCCAACACCACTCAGGACTGGAATAA
- the LOC128619744 gene encoding uncharacterized protein LOC128619744 isoform X2, translating to MKILLIFILYLISGPVDCSDVIGYSGGSVTMISNINWYTSNSKYICKVKENDCIDIIRAETKRHQTQEGRFFLYSNTNNLFLVLIRKLKPQDAGTYRFGLENQSNATVNLKVVNDSCCAGTKLKTAYVGQNITITCNYPGEYERNIKYVTKLDDDMNIARVLDTETKLQNGRFSISDDKSAKVLRVNLSDVREADGVFYLFGVWNKDGSVGYYSYCTEIQLHVTGTIGLSTSIQPTTTTGTDMTTSAALTETPSAVCFSSSAIIIGVCVCVALLLIGGFALMIYKLRLKRTQDYTPSSKCKDNKPVSYF from the exons ATGaagatcctcctcatcttcatcctctaCCTTATCTCAG GTCCAGTAGACTGCTCTGATGTGATTGGTTACTCAGGAGGAAGTGTCACTATGATATCTAATATCAACTGGTACACAAGCAATAGTAAATATATCTGTAAGGTGAAAGAAAACGACTGCATCGATATAATACGTGCTGAGACCAAACGCCACCAAACACAAGaaggaagattttttttgtattcaaaCACAAATAACTTATTCCTAGTACTGATCAGAAAGCTGAAGCCACAGGATGCTGGAACATACAGATTTGGATTGGAGAATCAGAGCAACGCCACGGTGAACCTAAAAGTTGTTAATG ATTCTTGTTGTGCTGGGACAAAATTAAAGACAGCTTATGTTGGGCAGAATATCACCATCACATGTAACTATCCAGGGGAGTATGAAAGAAACATCAAGTATGTCACCAAACTGGATGACGACATGAATATTGCACGAGTTCTCGATACTGAGACAAAACTTCAGAACGGCAGATTCTCCATTTCTGATGACAAAAGTGCTAAAGTTCTCAGAGTGAACCTCAGCGATGTGAGAGAAGCTGAtggagtattttatttatttggagtgtGGAACAAAGATGGGTCAGTCGGATATTACTCCTACTGTACAGAGATTCAGCTGCATGTAACAG gtACAATAGGATTGAGCACAAGCAttcaaccaacaacaacaacaggcaCCGACATGACGACCTCAGCAGCACTGACAGAAACTCCATCTGCAGTGTGTTTCA GTTCCTCTGCCATCATcatcggtgtgtgtgtctgtgtggctcTGCTGCTGATTGGAGGATTTGCACTGATGATCTACAAACTGAGACTCAAGAGAACACAAg ATTATACACCTTCATCCAAGTGTAAAGACAATAAACCAGTGA GTTACTTCTGA
- the LOC128619744 gene encoding uncharacterized protein LOC128619744 isoform X1, which yields MKILLIFILYLISGPVDCSDVIGYSGGSVTMISNINWYTSNSKYICKVKENDCIDIIRAETKRHQTQEGRFFLYSNTNNLFLVLIRKLKPQDAGTYRFGLENQSNATVNLKVVNDSCCAGTKLKTAYVGQNITITCNYPGEYERNIKYVTKLDDDMNIARVLDTETKLQNGRFSISDDKSAKVLRVNLSDVREADGVFYLFGVWNKDGSVGYYSYCTEIQLHVTGTIGLSTSIQPTTTTGTDMTTSAALTETPSAVCFSSSAIIIGVCVCVALLLIGGFALMIYKLRLKRTQDYTPSSKCKDNKPVTSDHNTDSANLYENFRMSSI from the exons ATGaagatcctcctcatcttcatcctctaCCTTATCTCAG GTCCAGTAGACTGCTCTGATGTGATTGGTTACTCAGGAGGAAGTGTCACTATGATATCTAATATCAACTGGTACACAAGCAATAGTAAATATATCTGTAAGGTGAAAGAAAACGACTGCATCGATATAATACGTGCTGAGACCAAACGCCACCAAACACAAGaaggaagattttttttgtattcaaaCACAAATAACTTATTCCTAGTACTGATCAGAAAGCTGAAGCCACAGGATGCTGGAACATACAGATTTGGATTGGAGAATCAGAGCAACGCCACGGTGAACCTAAAAGTTGTTAATG ATTCTTGTTGTGCTGGGACAAAATTAAAGACAGCTTATGTTGGGCAGAATATCACCATCACATGTAACTATCCAGGGGAGTATGAAAGAAACATCAAGTATGTCACCAAACTGGATGACGACATGAATATTGCACGAGTTCTCGATACTGAGACAAAACTTCAGAACGGCAGATTCTCCATTTCTGATGACAAAAGTGCTAAAGTTCTCAGAGTGAACCTCAGCGATGTGAGAGAAGCTGAtggagtattttatttatttggagtgtGGAACAAAGATGGGTCAGTCGGATATTACTCCTACTGTACAGAGATTCAGCTGCATGTAACAG gtACAATAGGATTGAGCACAAGCAttcaaccaacaacaacaacaggcaCCGACATGACGACCTCAGCAGCACTGACAGAAACTCCATCTGCAGTGTGTTTCA GTTCCTCTGCCATCATcatcggtgtgtgtgtctgtgtggctcTGCTGCTGATTGGAGGATTTGCACTGATGATCTACAAACTGAGACTCAAGAGAACACAAg ATTATACACCTTCATCCAAGTGTAAAGACAATAAACCA GTTACTTCTGATCATAACACCGATTCAGCTAATTTGTACGAAAATTTCAGAATGAGCTCAATATGA
- the LOC128619744 gene encoding uncharacterized protein LOC128619744 isoform X3 gives MKILLIFILYLISGPVDCSDVIGYSGGSVTMISNINWYTSNSKYICKVKENDCIDIIRAETKRHQTQEGRFFLYSNTNNLFLVLIRKLKPQDAGTYRFGLENQSNATVNLKVVNDSCCAGTKLKTAYVGQNITITCNYPGEYERNIKYVTKLDDDMNIARVLDTETKLQNGRFSISDDKSAKVLRVNLSDVREADGVFYLFGVWNKDGSVGYYSYCTEIQLHVTGTIGLSTSIQPTTTTGTDMTTSAALTETPSAVCFSSSAIIIGVCVCVALLLIGGFALMIYKLRLKRTQGYF, from the exons ATGaagatcctcctcatcttcatcctctaCCTTATCTCAG GTCCAGTAGACTGCTCTGATGTGATTGGTTACTCAGGAGGAAGTGTCACTATGATATCTAATATCAACTGGTACACAAGCAATAGTAAATATATCTGTAAGGTGAAAGAAAACGACTGCATCGATATAATACGTGCTGAGACCAAACGCCACCAAACACAAGaaggaagattttttttgtattcaaaCACAAATAACTTATTCCTAGTACTGATCAGAAAGCTGAAGCCACAGGATGCTGGAACATACAGATTTGGATTGGAGAATCAGAGCAACGCCACGGTGAACCTAAAAGTTGTTAATG ATTCTTGTTGTGCTGGGACAAAATTAAAGACAGCTTATGTTGGGCAGAATATCACCATCACATGTAACTATCCAGGGGAGTATGAAAGAAACATCAAGTATGTCACCAAACTGGATGACGACATGAATATTGCACGAGTTCTCGATACTGAGACAAAACTTCAGAACGGCAGATTCTCCATTTCTGATGACAAAAGTGCTAAAGTTCTCAGAGTGAACCTCAGCGATGTGAGAGAAGCTGAtggagtattttatttatttggagtgtGGAACAAAGATGGGTCAGTCGGATATTACTCCTACTGTACAGAGATTCAGCTGCATGTAACAG gtACAATAGGATTGAGCACAAGCAttcaaccaacaacaacaacaggcaCCGACATGACGACCTCAGCAGCACTGACAGAAACTCCATCTGCAGTGTGTTTCA GTTCCTCTGCCATCATcatcggtgtgtgtgtctgtgtggctcTGCTGCTGATTGGAGGATTTGCACTGATGATCTACAAACTGAGACTCAAGAGAACACAAg GTTACTTCTGA
- the LOC128619518 gene encoding polymeric immunoglobulin receptor-like isoform X2, with product MKILLIFILYLISGPVDCSDVTGYSGGSVLMISNINWYTSNSKYICKVKENDCIDIIRAETKRHQTQEGRFFLYSNTHNLFLVLIRKLKPQDAGTYRFGLENQSNATVNLKVLNDSCCAGRKLKTAYVGQNITITCNYPGEYERNIKYVLKLDDDMYVQHVVDTDKKFQNERFSISDDKSVKVLRVNLSDVREADGVFYLFGVWNKDGSVGYYSFFTEIQLHVTDTIGLSTSIQPTTTTGTDMTTSAALTETPSAVCFSSSAIIIGVCVCVALLLIGGFALMIYKLRHKRTQGYF from the exons ATGaagatcctcctcatcttcatcctctaCCTTATCTCAG GTCCAGTAGACTGCTCTGATGTGACTGGTTACTCAGGAGGAAGTGTCCTTATGATATCTAATATCAACTGGTACACAAGCAATAGTAAATATATCTGTAAGGTGAAAGAAAACGACTGCATCGATATAATACGTGCTGAGACCAAACGCCACCAAACACAAGaaggaagattttttttgtattcaaaCACACATAACTTATTCCTAGTACTGATCAGAAAGCTGAAGCCACAGGATGCTGGAACATACAGATTTGGATTGGAGAATCAGAGCAACGCCACGGTGAACCTAAAAGTTCTTAATG ATTCTTGTTGTGCTGGGAGAAAATTAAAGACCGCTTATGTTGGGCAGAATATCACCATCACATGTAACTATCCAGGGGAGTATGAAAGAAACATCAAGTATGTCCTCAAACTGGATGACGACATGTATGTTCAACACGTTGTTGATACTGACAAAAAATTTCAGAACGAAAGATTCTCCATTTCTGATGACAAAAGTGTTAAAGTTCTCAGAGTGAACCTCAGCGATGTGAGAGAAGCTGAtggagtattttatttatttggagtgtGGAACAAAGATGGGTCAGTCGGATATTACTCCTTCTTTACAGAGATTCAGCTGCATGTAACAG atacAATAGGATTGAGCACAAGCAttcaaccaacaacaacaacaggcaCCGACATGACGACCTCAGCAGCACTGACAGAAACTCCATCTGCAGTGTGTTTCA GTTCCTCTGCCATCATcatcggtgtgtgtgtctgtgtggctcTGCTGCTGATTGGAGGATTTGCACTGATGATCTACAAACTGAGACACAAGAGAACACAAg GTTACTTCTGA
- the LOC128619518 gene encoding polymeric immunoglobulin receptor-like isoform X1, whose protein sequence is MKILLIFILYLISGPVDCSDVTGYSGGSVLMISNINWYTSNSKYICKVKENDCIDIIRAETKRHQTQEGRFFLYSNTHNLFLVLIRKLKPQDAGTYRFGLENQSNATVNLKVLNDSCCAGRKLKTAYVGQNITITCNYPGEYERNIKYVLKLDDDMYVQHVVDTDKKFQNERFSISDDKSVKVLRVNLSDVREADGVFYLFGVWNKDGSVGYYSFFTEIQLHVTDTIGLSTSIQPTTTTGTDMTTSAALTETPSAVCFSSSAIIIGVCVCVALLLIGGFALMIYKLRHKRTQDDTPSSKSKDNKPVTSDHNTDSANLYENFRMSSI, encoded by the exons ATGaagatcctcctcatcttcatcctctaCCTTATCTCAG GTCCAGTAGACTGCTCTGATGTGACTGGTTACTCAGGAGGAAGTGTCCTTATGATATCTAATATCAACTGGTACACAAGCAATAGTAAATATATCTGTAAGGTGAAAGAAAACGACTGCATCGATATAATACGTGCTGAGACCAAACGCCACCAAACACAAGaaggaagattttttttgtattcaaaCACACATAACTTATTCCTAGTACTGATCAGAAAGCTGAAGCCACAGGATGCTGGAACATACAGATTTGGATTGGAGAATCAGAGCAACGCCACGGTGAACCTAAAAGTTCTTAATG ATTCTTGTTGTGCTGGGAGAAAATTAAAGACCGCTTATGTTGGGCAGAATATCACCATCACATGTAACTATCCAGGGGAGTATGAAAGAAACATCAAGTATGTCCTCAAACTGGATGACGACATGTATGTTCAACACGTTGTTGATACTGACAAAAAATTTCAGAACGAAAGATTCTCCATTTCTGATGACAAAAGTGTTAAAGTTCTCAGAGTGAACCTCAGCGATGTGAGAGAAGCTGAtggagtattttatttatttggagtgtGGAACAAAGATGGGTCAGTCGGATATTACTCCTTCTTTACAGAGATTCAGCTGCATGTAACAG atacAATAGGATTGAGCACAAGCAttcaaccaacaacaacaacaggcaCCGACATGACGACCTCAGCAGCACTGACAGAAACTCCATCTGCAGTGTGTTTCA GTTCCTCTGCCATCATcatcggtgtgtgtgtctgtgtggctcTGCTGCTGATTGGAGGATTTGCACTGATGATCTACAAACTGAGACACAAGAGAACACAAg ATGATACACCTTCATCCAAGAGTAAAGACAATAAACCA GTTACTTCTGATCATAACACCGATTCAGCTAATTTGTACGAAAATTTCAGAATGAGCTCAATATGA